A single window of Achromobacter xylosoxidans DNA harbors:
- a CDS encoding helix-turn-helix domain-containing protein — protein MSKIIESVRGDLAALQEAGAITKVTMREFDSLCPPPVRTFGAADIRRLREALNFSQPVFALHLHTTASTVRKWEQGETRPTGPALKLLNLIADKGLQAIL, from the coding sequence GTGAGCAAGATCATTGAGTCGGTGCGTGGCGACCTGGCGGCGCTGCAGGAAGCGGGCGCCATCACCAAGGTCACCATGCGCGAGTTCGACAGCCTCTGCCCGCCCCCCGTACGGACCTTTGGCGCAGCCGACATCCGCCGGCTGCGTGAAGCCTTGAATTTCAGTCAACCCGTATTCGCGCTGCACCTGCACACCACGGCCTCGACCGTGCGCAAATGGGAACAGGGCGAAACCCGCCCCACCGGCCCTGCGCTCAAGCTGCTCAACCTGATCGCCGACAAGGGACTGCAGGCCATTCTCTGA
- a CDS encoding tripartite tricarboxylate transporter substrate binding protein → MQRQDKRWTRRALATLLAGAALLTGGARAAGYPEHPINLIVSYGPGGGTDLVARMMAPYLQKYLGGDARIVVLNRPGAGGAIGFSELARAQPDGYTIGFINTPNLLTIPIERKTSFTWRSFDLLGNLIDDPGAFSVLNDNPIKTLADLSAYAKKNPGKVTVGTTGTGSDDHLAMLRFERVSGSKLSHIPYKGAGEVRGALASGEITIGAINVGEALQYQKGGTPLRMLGQMGKTRSAALPDVPTFKEQGFDFELASLRGLAAPKGLPDDVRAKLVSAVKRTVDDPEFQAKARDMFAPLRYLAPPEYAKELAAGEAEFQALWKEAPWLDK, encoded by the coding sequence ATGCAAAGACAAGACAAACGCTGGACGCGGCGCGCCCTTGCGACCCTGCTGGCGGGCGCCGCCCTGTTGACCGGCGGCGCGCGAGCGGCCGGCTATCCCGAACACCCGATCAACCTGATCGTGTCGTACGGGCCGGGCGGAGGCACCGACCTGGTGGCCCGCATGATGGCGCCCTATCTGCAGAAATACCTGGGCGGCGATGCCCGCATCGTCGTGCTGAACCGCCCGGGCGCGGGCGGCGCGATTGGATTCTCGGAGCTGGCCCGGGCCCAGCCCGACGGCTACACCATCGGCTTCATCAACACGCCGAACCTGTTGACGATTCCCATCGAGCGCAAGACCAGTTTCACCTGGCGCAGCTTCGATCTGCTGGGCAACCTGATCGATGATCCCGGCGCATTCTCGGTGCTGAACGACAACCCGATCAAGACCCTGGCCGACCTGTCCGCCTACGCCAAGAAGAACCCGGGCAAGGTGACGGTAGGCACCACGGGCACGGGCTCCGATGACCACCTGGCCATGCTGCGCTTTGAGCGGGTGTCCGGCAGCAAACTCAGCCACATCCCCTACAAGGGAGCCGGGGAGGTACGCGGCGCGCTGGCGAGCGGCGAGATCACGATCGGCGCCATCAACGTGGGCGAAGCGCTGCAATACCAGAAAGGCGGAACGCCGCTGCGCATGCTGGGCCAGATGGGCAAGACGCGGTCGGCGGCGCTGCCGGACGTGCCCACCTTCAAGGAACAGGGCTTCGATTTCGAGCTGGCATCGCTGCGCGGCTTGGCCGCGCCCAAGGGCCTGCCAGACGATGTGCGCGCTAAGCTCGTCTCCGCCGTGAAGCGCACGGTGGACGATCCGGAGTTCCAGGCCAAGGCCAGGGACATGTTCGCCCCGCTGCGTTATCTGGCGCCCCCCGAATACGCCAAGGAACTGGCGGCCGGCGAAGCGGAGTTCCAGGCGCTCTGGAAGGAAGCGCCGTGGCTGGATAAGTAG
- a CDS encoding class I SAM-dependent DNA methyltransferase, whose product MKLDAEDLAKITTLTLAHYEESAQSFEEGTRDHDVSQNIAALLRHIKGEPPCDILDLGCGPGRDLKTFTALGHRAVGLDGTPSFVAMARAASGCEVWHQDFLRLHLPAARFDGIFANAVLFHVPTQELPRVLRDLRATLKPRGVLFSSNPRGGNQEGWNRGRYGAYHDLDGWRTLLQAAGFEELEHYYRPDGLPREQQPWLASVWRRVD is encoded by the coding sequence ATGAAACTCGACGCCGAAGACCTCGCCAAGATCACCACGCTGACGCTGGCCCACTACGAAGAAAGCGCCCAGTCCTTCGAGGAAGGCACGCGCGATCACGACGTCAGCCAGAACATCGCCGCGCTGCTGCGCCACATCAAGGGCGAGCCGCCCTGCGACATCCTCGACCTGGGCTGCGGCCCCGGCCGCGATCTCAAGACCTTCACCGCCCTCGGCCACCGCGCCGTCGGCCTGGACGGCACCCCCAGCTTCGTCGCCATGGCCCGCGCCGCCAGCGGCTGCGAGGTCTGGCACCAGGACTTCCTGCGCCTGCACCTGCCCGCCGCCCGCTTCGACGGCATCTTCGCCAACGCCGTCCTGTTCCACGTTCCCACGCAGGAACTGCCCCGCGTCCTGCGTGACCTGCGCGCCACCCTCAAACCCCGCGGCGTCCTGTTCAGCTCCAACCCCCGCGGCGGCAACCAGGAAGGCTGGAACCGCGGCCGCTACGGCGCCTACCACGACCTGGATGGCTGGCGCACCCTGCTGCAAGCCGCGGGCTTCGAAGAACTCGAACACTACTACCGCCCCGACGGCCTGCCCCGCGAACAACAACCCTGGCTCGCCAGTGTGTGGAGAAGGGTGGACTGA
- a CDS encoding AraC family transcriptional regulator: MLNMTQSDAEASWHPAEPRSAGAGMAGAAGWRADTILATPAHQLFASGDLDEARAMVGRVMRPHHLGVVGSTQRLNARMHHQPLGEVSLNRLRYGAHVEIRPGPLEDFFLVQMPLAGTALIESGPQRVDSTPDVASVVSPDDDLAMHWADDNDQFMLRVGRSLLERTLVGHLGCTLERPLRFQLGFRWRECPAWRCLMAYLLDCSSQHADLAEHKLIVHQMEQLVAATLLSTLPHNYSATPAGRRGAVLPRHVRCVQDYLQAHAHEPVSAEQLARIAGVSVRSLYAGFKEFLGISPMHYLRDLRMERARAELVSGECQNVAGVALRWGFAHLGRFSASYKARYGESPSQSVRRHG; the protein is encoded by the coding sequence ATGCTGAACATGACGCAGTCCGATGCCGAGGCATCATGGCACCCCGCCGAGCCGCGCTCGGCGGGAGCGGGAATGGCCGGCGCCGCCGGCTGGCGCGCCGACACCATCCTGGCGACGCCCGCGCACCAGCTGTTCGCCTCGGGCGACCTGGACGAGGCGCGCGCCATGGTGGGCCGGGTGATGCGGCCCCACCACCTGGGGGTGGTGGGTTCGACGCAGCGCCTGAACGCGCGCATGCACCACCAGCCGCTGGGCGAGGTGTCGCTGAACCGGCTGCGCTACGGGGCGCACGTCGAGATCCGGCCGGGACCGCTGGAGGACTTCTTCCTGGTGCAGATGCCGCTGGCGGGCACCGCCCTGATCGAAAGCGGGCCGCAGCGGGTGGATTCGACGCCGGACGTGGCCTCGGTGGTCAGCCCGGACGACGACCTGGCGATGCACTGGGCCGACGACAACGACCAGTTCATGCTGCGCGTGGGCCGCTCGCTGCTGGAGCGCACGCTGGTGGGCCACCTGGGCTGTACCCTGGAGCGGCCGTTGCGCTTCCAGCTGGGGTTCCGCTGGCGCGAGTGTCCGGCCTGGCGCTGCCTGATGGCGTATCTGCTGGACTGTTCCTCGCAGCACGCCGACCTGGCCGAGCACAAGCTGATCGTGCACCAGATGGAACAGCTGGTGGCGGCGACGCTGTTGTCCACCCTGCCCCACAACTACAGCGCCACCCCGGCGGGCCGCCGCGGCGCGGTGCTGCCGCGCCACGTGCGCTGCGTGCAGGATTACCTGCAGGCGCATGCGCACGAACCGGTCAGCGCCGAGCAGCTGGCGCGCATCGCGGGAGTCAGCGTACGCAGCCTGTATGCCGGCTTCAAGGAATTCCTGGGAATCAGCCCCATGCACTATCTGCGCGACCTGCGCATGGAGCGGGCGCGCGCTGAGCTGGTGTCCGGCGAATGCCAGAACGTCGCCGGCGTGGCGCTGCGCTGGGGCTTTGCCCACCTGGGGCGCTTCAGCGCCAGCTACAAGGCGCGCTACGGCGAAAGCCCCAGCCAGAGCGTGCGCCGGCACGGTTGA
- a CDS encoding glutaredoxin family protein — translation MIVKALRVGLGQLIVLGDALTRPRPQRRSAQGQAAVDSEAAALSLYQFHACPFCVKTRRAIHRLNVPVALRDAKGDPQARAELEAGGGKVKVPCLRIEEAGGTRWMYESSDIIAYLEQRYANVA, via the coding sequence ATGATTGTCAAAGCCTTGCGTGTCGGTTTGGGCCAGCTGATTGTGCTGGGCGATGCGCTTACGCGGCCCCGCCCGCAGCGACGCTCGGCGCAAGGCCAGGCCGCCGTCGATAGCGAGGCGGCCGCGCTGTCGCTCTACCAATTCCATGCCTGCCCGTTCTGCGTCAAGACGCGGCGCGCCATCCATCGTTTGAACGTGCCGGTTGCGCTGCGCGATGCCAAGGGGGATCCCCAGGCGCGCGCCGAATTGGAGGCCGGCGGCGGCAAGGTCAAGGTGCCTTGCCTGCGCATCGAGGAAGCGGGAGGCACACGCTGGATGTACGAGTCCAGCGACATCATCGCCTACCTTGAACAACGCTACGCGAACGTGGCCTGA
- a CDS encoding flavin reductase family protein — protein sequence MAALDWGSTDLHPKVLRGVLGSYPTGVAIVATRCPDGRKVGLTINSFASLSLDPPLVLWSLVNRSPNLAAFRDCDHFTISVLACGQEALARRFADPAVADKFEGAELHEVPEGVPAIAGAVATLVCANDQQSPAGDHLLLFGRVLRVASLEATPLVFHAGRFTALT from the coding sequence ATGGCGGCCCTGGACTGGGGCAGCACCGACCTGCACCCCAAGGTCCTGCGCGGCGTGCTGGGCAGCTACCCGACCGGCGTGGCCATCGTCGCCACGCGTTGTCCGGACGGCCGCAAGGTCGGGCTGACCATCAACTCGTTCGCCTCGCTGTCGCTCGATCCGCCGCTGGTGCTGTGGAGCCTGGTGAACCGTTCGCCCAACCTGGCGGCGTTCCGCGATTGCGATCACTTCACCATCAGCGTGCTGGCCTGCGGCCAGGAAGCGCTGGCGCGCCGCTTCGCCGACCCGGCGGTGGCGGACAAGTTCGAGGGCGCCGAACTGCACGAGGTGCCCGAGGGCGTGCCCGCCATCGCCGGCGCCGTGGCCACGCTGGTCTGCGCCAACGACCAGCAGAGCCCGGCCGGCGACCACCTGCTGCTGTTCGGCCGGGTGCTGCGCGTGGCCAGCCTGGAGGCCACGCCGCTGGTGTTCCACGCGGGGCGCTTCACCGCGCTGACGTAG
- a CDS encoding SDR family oxidoreductase, which yields MKGLADKTAIVTGGATLIGAGVVAALRAGGVRVAIFDIDAEGAARVAASDPDGIRAWPLDITDDARLARAVTEVAAHFGRIDYLVNLAATYLDDGAASGRADWLRALDINVVSAVMAARAVHPHLVAAGGGAIVNFTSISSRVAQTGRWLYPVSKAALLQVTRSLAMDYAGDRIRVNSVSPGWTWSRVMDELTHGDRAKTDRVAADFHLLGRAGDPAEVAEVVAFLLSDHASFVTGADYAVDGGYSAMGPEQARPAIPRLAE from the coding sequence ATGAAGGGACTGGCCGATAAAACCGCCATCGTCACCGGCGGCGCCACGCTGATCGGCGCCGGCGTCGTCGCCGCGCTGCGCGCCGGGGGCGTGCGCGTCGCCATCTTTGACATTGACGCCGAAGGCGCCGCCCGCGTCGCCGCCAGCGACCCCGACGGCATCCGCGCGTGGCCGCTCGACATCACCGACGACGCCCGGCTGGCCCGCGCCGTCACTGAGGTCGCCGCCCACTTCGGCCGCATCGACTACCTGGTCAACCTCGCCGCCACCTACCTCGACGACGGCGCCGCCTCCGGCCGCGCCGACTGGCTGCGCGCCCTGGACATCAACGTCGTTAGCGCCGTCATGGCGGCCCGCGCCGTGCATCCGCACCTGGTGGCCGCGGGCGGCGGCGCCATCGTCAACTTCACCAGCATCTCGTCGCGCGTGGCGCAGACCGGCCGCTGGCTCTACCCGGTCTCCAAGGCCGCGCTGCTGCAGGTCACCCGCAGCCTGGCGATGGACTATGCCGGCGACCGCATCCGCGTCAATTCCGTGTCGCCCGGCTGGACCTGGTCGCGCGTCATGGACGAACTGACCCACGGCGACCGCGCCAAGACCGACCGCGTCGCGGCCGACTTCCACCTGCTGGGCCGCGCCGGGGATCCGGCCGAAGTGGCCGAGGTGGTCGCCTTCCTGCTGTCGGACCACGCCAGCTTCGTCACCGGCGCCGACTACGCCGTGGACGGCGGTTATTCCGCCATGGGGCCCGAGCAGGCCCGTCCCGCCATCCCGCGCCTGGCCGAATAA
- a CDS encoding styrene monooxygenase/indole monooxygenase family protein — protein MRRIAIVGGGQAGLPLALGLLDKGYEVTVVTNREPDDIRRGKVMSSQCMFDASLRIERDLGLNQWEAACPPVEGIGLAVPHPERPGHKLIDWAARLDRPAQAVDQRIKMPAWMELFAARGGRLLIQDGGVAELELLAASHDLVLLAAGKGDVVKLFERDAARSRFDKPQRALALTYVHGMRPAPVFSRVAFNLIPGVGEYFVFPALTHSGPCEIMVFEGVPGGPMDCWRDIRTPQDHLARSLDILRTFLPWEAERCAAVELTDANGILAGSFAPTVRKPVMTLPSGRLVLGLGDAVVTNDPITGQGSNNATKACAVYLEAILARGDQPFTAEWMRQTFERFWDYASAVVDWTNSMLLPPPPHLLRLLQAAGDAPALASAVANGFNHPPNFFPWWTDATACAAFIADKSTRAAA, from the coding sequence ATGCGTCGAATCGCAATCGTCGGGGGAGGGCAGGCCGGCCTGCCGTTGGCACTGGGCCTGCTGGACAAGGGCTATGAGGTGACCGTGGTCACCAACCGCGAGCCGGACGACATCCGCCGCGGCAAGGTCATGTCCAGCCAATGCATGTTCGATGCCTCGCTGCGGATCGAGCGCGACCTGGGGCTGAACCAGTGGGAGGCCGCGTGTCCGCCGGTCGAGGGCATCGGCCTGGCCGTGCCGCATCCCGAGCGCCCCGGCCACAAGCTGATCGACTGGGCCGCGCGCCTGGACCGCCCGGCGCAGGCGGTGGACCAGCGCATCAAGATGCCGGCCTGGATGGAATTGTTCGCCGCCCGCGGCGGCCGCCTGCTGATCCAGGATGGCGGCGTGGCCGAACTGGAGCTGCTGGCCGCCTCGCACGACCTGGTGCTGCTGGCCGCCGGCAAGGGCGACGTGGTCAAGCTGTTCGAACGCGACGCGGCGCGCTCGCGCTTCGACAAGCCGCAGCGCGCGCTGGCGCTGACGTATGTGCACGGCATGCGCCCGGCGCCGGTGTTCTCGCGGGTCGCCTTCAACCTGATTCCCGGCGTCGGCGAGTACTTCGTGTTTCCCGCGCTGACTCACAGCGGTCCCTGCGAAATCATGGTGTTCGAAGGCGTGCCGGGCGGCCCGATGGACTGCTGGCGCGACATCAGGACGCCGCAGGATCACCTGGCCAGGAGCCTGGACATCCTGCGCACCTTCCTGCCCTGGGAGGCCGAGCGCTGCGCGGCCGTCGAGCTGACCGACGCCAACGGCATCCTGGCCGGCAGCTTCGCGCCCACCGTGCGCAAGCCGGTCATGACGCTGCCATCCGGCCGCCTGGTGCTGGGCCTGGGCGACGCCGTGGTCACCAACGACCCCATCACCGGCCAGGGCTCGAACAACGCCACCAAGGCCTGCGCCGTCTACCTGGAGGCGATTCTGGCGCGCGGCGACCAGCCCTTCACCGCCGAGTGGATGCGGCAGACCTTCGAGCGCTTCTGGGACTACGCCAGCGCCGTGGTCGACTGGACCAACTCGATGCTGCTGCCGCCGCCGCCGCACCTGCTGCGGCTGCTGCAGGCCGCCGGCGACGCGCCCGCGCTGGCCAGCGCCGTCGCCAATGGCTTCAACCATCCGCCCAACTTCTTCCCGTGGTGGACCGACGCCACGGCCTGCGCGGCCTTCATCGCCGACAAATCCACCCGGGCGGCGGCGTGA
- a CDS encoding SDR family oxidoreductase: MKVNLKPLRDQVIVITGAGSGIGAVTARMAAAKGARVVLAGRQEAALEQVARDITQEGGAAATVVADVGVQEDHERILALAVERFGRVDTWVNNAGVSIYGTLEQVPIEDQRKLFDTDYWGVVYGSLAAVRHMKATGGAIINLGSEVSDRAVPLQGAYSAAKHAVKGYTDALRMELRQLGAPISVTLIKPASIATKFTEHARNYMDAQPDLPPPIYAPELVAEAILHAAQTPVRDLFVGGAARAISAFGQNMPGLADRMAGWLFRHQRGPRTYEEMGQDSLYDAGGEHAAVRRPGRRFSAYSCSAMHPQATTLAVLALAGGALACVLRGRR, from the coding sequence ATGAAAGTGAATCTGAAACCGTTGCGTGACCAGGTCATCGTGATCACGGGCGCCGGCAGCGGCATCGGCGCCGTGACCGCGCGCATGGCGGCCGCCAAGGGGGCCAGGGTGGTGCTTGCGGGCCGCCAGGAGGCGGCGCTGGAACAGGTGGCGCGGGACATTACGCAGGAAGGCGGCGCCGCCGCCACCGTGGTGGCCGACGTTGGCGTGCAGGAAGATCATGAGCGCATCCTCGCGCTTGCCGTGGAGCGGTTCGGACGCGTGGACACCTGGGTGAACAACGCCGGTGTGTCGATCTACGGCACGCTGGAGCAGGTGCCGATCGAAGACCAGCGCAAGTTGTTCGACACCGACTACTGGGGCGTGGTGTATGGCTCGCTGGCCGCCGTGCGGCACATGAAGGCCACCGGCGGCGCGATCATCAATCTGGGCAGCGAAGTGTCCGATCGCGCGGTTCCGCTGCAGGGCGCCTATTCGGCGGCAAAGCATGCGGTCAAGGGCTACACCGACGCCTTGCGCATGGAGCTGCGGCAACTGGGCGCGCCGATTTCGGTCACCCTGATCAAACCGGCCTCGATCGCCACCAAGTTCACCGAACACGCGCGCAACTACATGGACGCCCAGCCGGACCTGCCTCCGCCCATCTATGCGCCCGAGCTGGTGGCCGAGGCCATCCTGCATGCCGCGCAGACGCCGGTGCGTGATCTTTTCGTGGGCGGCGCCGCCAGGGCGATTTCGGCCTTTGGCCAGAACATGCCGGGGCTGGCGGACCGCATGGCGGGTTGGCTGTTTCGCCACCAGCGAGGTCCGCGGACCTACGAGGAAATGGGGCAGGATTCGCTGTACGACGCCGGCGGAGAACATGCGGCGGTGCGGCGCCCCGGACGCAGGTTCAGCGCGTATTCCTGCAGCGCGATGCACCCGCAGGCGACGACGCTGGCCGTGCTGGCGCTGGCGGGCGGCGCGCTGGCATGCGTGCTGCGCGGCCGCCGCTGA
- a CDS encoding phytoene desaturase family protein codes for MPVSSTSDAQIIVVGSGMNSLVCAALLAQRGKSVLVLERNDRLGGCIRTEELFPGYRHDVLSSWYPLFVGGPAYAALKPALQTAGLEFAQCDYSTGLALPDGSGIALRQDIADSARRLDAWAPGDGQAFGAMAQRLFGEDAALTFGLLGQNPYGAGMLKLLFGEWRRRGLDGLMAFAADSLESFRRWSDRELRSDAVRALIAPWVLHTGLGPDDACSALIGKLTFAAVVAGGMPVVKGGSQGVVDALAKVIEHHGGRLLTGNAVERILTRGAGRRRRAVGVVAAGREYHATEAVVCNVTPGQLYGALLPDAPEPVRRRAAGYRHGRGGMQIHFALDAPPDWRTPELRQVPLVHLTESMEQVCASVTEANNGLLPARPTLAIGQPVAVDPSRAPAGGWILWVQMQELPARVKGDAAGLIDTPADGRWTETLREAVADRVQARLEPVMPGLAQRIVGRRSYSPADLEALNCNLVGGDPYAGVCSPDQFFWLRPFAGSQGARGHRTPLRNLFHIGAATHPGPGLGGGSGYLVAQHLAPRGGRSGT; via the coding sequence ATGCCTGTTTCATCGACGTCCGACGCCCAGATCATCGTGGTGGGCAGCGGCATGAATTCGCTGGTGTGCGCGGCGCTGCTGGCGCAGCGCGGCAAATCGGTGCTGGTGCTGGAGCGCAACGACCGCCTGGGCGGCTGTATCCGCACCGAGGAGCTGTTTCCCGGCTACCGCCACGACGTGCTGTCCAGCTGGTACCCGCTGTTCGTCGGCGGCCCCGCCTACGCCGCCCTCAAGCCGGCGTTGCAGACCGCCGGCCTGGAATTCGCCCAGTGCGACTACAGCACCGGCCTGGCGCTGCCCGACGGCAGCGGCATCGCGCTCAGGCAGGACATCGCGGACAGCGCGCGGCGCCTGGACGCCTGGGCGCCCGGCGACGGCCAGGCCTTCGGCGCCATGGCGCAACGCCTGTTCGGCGAAGACGCCGCGCTGACCTTCGGCCTGCTGGGGCAGAACCCGTACGGCGCCGGCATGCTCAAGCTGCTGTTCGGCGAGTGGCGCCGGCGCGGCCTGGACGGCCTGATGGCGTTCGCCGCCGATTCGCTGGAGAGCTTTCGCCGCTGGTCGGACCGTGAACTGCGATCCGACGCCGTGCGCGCGTTGATCGCGCCGTGGGTGCTGCACACCGGCCTGGGACCCGACGACGCCTGTTCGGCGCTGATCGGCAAGCTGACCTTCGCCGCGGTGGTGGCCGGTGGCATGCCGGTGGTCAAGGGCGGCAGCCAGGGTGTGGTGGATGCGCTGGCCAAGGTGATCGAGCACCACGGTGGCCGGCTGCTGACCGGCAACGCCGTCGAACGCATCCTGACGCGCGGCGCGGGCCGCCGCCGCCGCGCCGTCGGCGTCGTGGCCGCCGGCCGCGAATACCACGCCACCGAAGCCGTGGTCTGCAACGTCACGCCTGGCCAGCTGTACGGCGCGCTGCTGCCCGACGCGCCCGAGCCGGTGCGGCGCCGCGCCGCCGGCTACCGCCACGGCCGCGGCGGCATGCAGATCCATTTCGCGCTCGACGCGCCGCCCGACTGGCGCACGCCGGAACTGCGCCAGGTGCCGCTGGTACACCTGACCGAAAGCATGGAGCAGGTCTGCGCCTCGGTCACCGAAGCCAACAACGGCCTGTTGCCGGCGCGGCCGACGCTGGCCATCGGCCAGCCGGTCGCCGTGGATCCGTCGCGCGCGCCGGCCGGCGGCTGGATCCTGTGGGTGCAGATGCAGGAGCTGCCGGCGCGCGTCAAGGGCGATGCCGCCGGCCTGATCGACACGCCCGCCGACGGCCGCTGGACCGAGACCTTGCGCGAAGCCGTGGCCGACCGCGTGCAGGCGCGGCTGGAGCCGGTCATGCCCGGCCTGGCGCAACGCATCGTCGGCCGCCGCAGCTACTCGCCGGCCGACCTGGAGGCGTTGAACTGCAACCTGGTGGGCGGCGATCCCTACGCGGGCGTCTGTTCGCCCGACCAGTTCTTCTGGCTGCGCCCCTTCGCCGGCAGCCAGGGCGCGCGCGGCCACCGCACGCCGCTGCGCAACCTTTTCCACATCGGCGCCGCCACCCATCCGGGCCCCGGACTGGGCGGCGGCTCCGGCTATCTCGTCGCGCAACATCTCGCGCCCCGCGGGGGCAGGAGCGGAACATGA
- a CDS encoding type II toxin-antitoxin system RelE/ParE family toxin translates to MKRVLKRKHFARWQASERLPDTALCMAVREMESGLVDANLGGLLYKQRVARPGGGKSHGYRTLISARVGHCYVFLHGFSKNSQENITQDEQKALRFAGKMFLELSPEALSKALGAGILLEIHCEQDH, encoded by the coding sequence ATGAAGCGCGTCCTGAAGCGAAAACACTTCGCCCGATGGCAAGCAAGCGAACGGTTACCCGATACTGCCCTTTGCATGGCGGTGAGGGAAATGGAAAGCGGCTTGGTCGACGCCAACCTTGGCGGCCTGCTCTACAAACAGCGAGTCGCACGTCCTGGCGGCGGAAAAAGCCATGGCTACCGTACTTTGATTTCCGCCCGAGTAGGCCACTGCTACGTATTCCTGCATGGATTTTCCAAAAACAGCCAGGAAAACATCACACAGGATGAGCAGAAGGCGCTGCGATTCGCCGGGAAGATGTTTCTCGAGCTATCGCCGGAGGCATTGTCGAAGGCGCTGGGGGCCGGCATATTGTTGGAGATTCATTGTGAGCAAGATCATTGA
- a CDS encoding transporter, which produces MKRHLTRRLACAAALALAGGVAQATEGGGLGIYPDGLENFMSGALPPPGVHMLVYAGGARYDKLRGNDGERLPVPDFKVDVNVLAPRLIWVTPQQVLGGQLAFHAIAPLLDVTFKAGGQRYRSTGLGDMTLGVALGYHLSESLHYVVGLDMYAPTGEYDRKDPSSLGKNYWTAQPVFALSRISPDGFNADLKLMYDFNFRNSATDTRSGQAIHADYAFGWGVGKGWVLGVGGHAFQQVTDDSGPNSAAGRARAIGIGPSVRYMNDRGWLFTAKWQQEFQVKNRPEGAQLYVKLAIPF; this is translated from the coding sequence ATGAAGAGACACCTGACACGCCGGCTGGCTTGCGCCGCGGCATTGGCGCTGGCCGGCGGCGTGGCGCAAGCCACCGAAGGCGGCGGCCTGGGCATCTATCCGGACGGCCTGGAGAACTTCATGTCGGGCGCGCTGCCGCCGCCTGGCGTGCATATGCTGGTCTACGCCGGCGGCGCCCGCTACGACAAGCTGCGCGGCAACGACGGCGAACGCCTGCCGGTGCCGGACTTCAAGGTCGACGTCAACGTGCTGGCCCCGCGCCTGATCTGGGTCACGCCGCAGCAGGTGCTGGGCGGCCAGCTGGCCTTCCATGCCATCGCGCCGCTGCTGGACGTGACCTTCAAGGCCGGCGGCCAGCGCTACCGCAGCACCGGCCTGGGCGACATGACGCTGGGCGTGGCGCTGGGCTATCACCTGTCCGAATCGCTGCACTACGTGGTCGGCCTGGACATGTACGCGCCCACCGGCGAATACGATCGCAAGGACCCGTCCAGCCTGGGCAAGAACTACTGGACCGCCCAGCCGGTCTTCGCGCTCAGCCGCATCAGCCCGGACGGCTTCAATGCCGATCTGAAGCTGATGTACGACTTCAACTTCCGCAACTCGGCCACCGACACCCGTTCCGGCCAGGCCATCCACGCCGACTACGCCTTCGGCTGGGGCGTGGGCAAGGGCTGGGTGCTGGGCGTGGGCGGCCACGCCTTCCAGCAGGTCACCGACGACAGCGGCCCCAACAGCGCCGCCGGCCGCGCCCGCGCCATCGGCATCGGTCCCTCGGTGCGCTACATGAACGACCGCGGCTGGCTGTTCACCGCCAAGTGGCAGCAGGAATTCCAGGTCAAGAACCGGCCGGAAGGCGCGCAGCTTTACGTCAAGCTGGCCATTCCGTTCTAG